CCACCGACCTACCACATCCACGGCCAGCACGACTGGGTCATCGACGCCGCCGACCAGGCGGACGAAGTCATCGAGCTGGGCCGACACACGATCAACCTCACGCACCCGTCCTCCGTGAACCGGTTCCTGTTCGAGCACTTCATGAAGCACGTGCCCGGCGTGCAGGACGAGTACCCCGACATCGAGAATCCGCGACTGACCGCCCAGCGCCGCCTGGTCCTCGAAGGCGCCCCGGCCGGGACGCCGATGGTGTAGGGCGCATCCCAGAAAGAATTTTATCCGTGGGTGCCACACAACTGCCCGTAGGGCTGCTGTGTGCAACGAAACAAATACGGTTGGCATCGCGGCACACAAGCAGGCCTGCGGACAGGCCAGTTGTGTGGCACCCACGTCTTATGAAAAAACACCCCCGGCCATCCGGGGGTGTTGTGCTGACTCATGTTGTCGTCTGCCCTTACCCGTTCCAGCCGGGCCAGTGTTCGTCGTTGCGTTCGTACTGGCCGTGGTCGACGGTCTCGAAGAACACGCTCATGAGCGGGTGCTCGATGGGCTCGTCCAGTGCGTCGAGGACGAGGCTTTCCTGCGCGGCGTAGGTATTGCCGTTGCTGCCGTGGACCAGGACGTGGTACCAGGGCTGGTCGCGGTCGGGCTTGGTCTTGTTCTTGCCGTACCAGTTGTCGTCGGCGAGGCAGGCCATATCGAAATCGACCACGACGCCGCGGTAGCCGTAGCGCTTGTGCCGGACGATCTGGCCGACGCGGAAGGCGGGCAGTTCGCCGGGGAAGTAGTCGGGGATGTTGATGGGTTGGTGCTGGCTCATGGTGTTCTCCCTTGGGTTGGAGGTCGTCGTGCCAGGCGGCCTCGGTCGCACAATCGTATGCCGCTCTATCCTTAAAGACGCGCCAGAGGGCGTAAGTATTTCGGGTTTTGGAAGTTTACGCCTACGGAAGTCTGTAAAAGCGGTTTTGGCTGCAATCCCTGCACGTTTGTGTTCGTGACTGGGCTGCTATCGGATGTCCGGTGCGGTCGGTTTGAAGAAAAACCCCGTGCGAAAACGGGGTGTGTTTTTCGTAGTTTTG
The sequence above is a segment of the Phycisphaeraceae bacterium D3-23 genome. Coding sequences within it:
- the hspQ gene encoding heat shock protein HspQ, producing MSQHQPINIPDYFPGELPAFRVGQIVRHKRYGYRGVVVDFDMACLADDNWYGKNKTKPDRDQPWYHVLVHGSNGNTYAAQESLVLDALDEPIEHPLMSVFFETVDHGQYERNDEHWPGWNG